ATAAAGTCAATCAAATAAGGCACAGAACAAAAAGCATCTATGATAATATCTTCGCCAAGTTCAATTTTTTTGGAAATTTCGATTTCTTCATCTTTATTTAAAAGTGCAATTTGTCCCATTTCTCTTAAATACATACGCACAGGAGAATCTGATCTGCTCCATTCTAGTAAATCATTTTCATTGGCTAAATCAAATTCGTTTTCAAGGCTAGTATCTTGTAATTTTTGTTTTTCTTCTTGCAATCTTTTTGCATCTTCTATATTTTTCATTTGTGCAATTTCAGCAGCCGAAAATAATTGCACTTTGTACTTTTTCATTAAAGTTTGGACTTTTTTAGCAGTAGCTGAATTAGGTTGCTTACCGAAGTATTTTACTAATTTTTCATAAGTGATATAATCTTTTTCATTTTCTTTAAAGAGCTCTTCAAGTTCCATATCTTGGGTTTTGGCATTCATTGAGATTTCCTTGATTTTTATATAAGCCTTGGATTTTATCTAAATTTTGCTTAACATTTGTATAAAATTTAGTTTTTATTGTTGGAATATTTTTTCAAATTTTTCCAAAGCTCTATTAAAATTATAATTTTTTCTTTTTAGGGTATAAAAATTACGCCAAAGATTAATATTTTTTAATTTTACCTCATATAAAATTGAATTTTTTAATTCTTTTTCTATGCTTTTTTTAGAGAAAATAGAAATGGCATTTTTTTGAATGACTAATTCTTTAATAGCAGACATTCTATCAAGCTCTAGAAAGAATTTAAGTTTTTTGGACACATTGCCTATTTCGTTTAAAAATTTATCTCTAAGTCCTGAGCCTGTTTCGCGTAAAATCCACTTTTGGTCAAGCAATTCATCGATATAAAATTCTCTTTGGCTTAAATTTTTATCACTGCTAGCAACTATAAGTTCATCCTTTTTCCAAAATTGCATTTTTAATCCTTCATGCTCTATTAAAGTAGGATTAAGTTCTGCTTCAATGATGGCAAATTCTATATCTCCATTTTTTAATAAATTGAAACATTCTTTTGAATTTTGCGTTTGAAAATGTATTTTAACATTGCTAAATTCAGATTTAAAATCAAATAAAATAGGAGCAAGAAAATGTTCAGCTATGCTTTGAGTAGCTGCTATATTGATTTCTCCTAAAAGGGTATTTTCATCACTAAGTTCTTCTAAGCTTCTGTAATAATCCTGCACTAGCTTTAGCCAAATTTTACCTAAATATAAAGCTTTTGGAGTGGGTAAAAGCTTTTTTCCTAGTCTTTCAAACAATACTTCGCCCAAGTCTTGTTCTAAATTTTTGATAATAATAGAAACATTAGGTTGAGTAATGGCAAAATTATTGGCCGTATGAGTAGGGCTTTGGGTATTTAAAAGATCTAAAAAAATTTCCATATCTTTGATTTTCATTGAGATTTTTATCCGTCTTTTTTAATTAAAAAAAATTTATTATAAAAATTAAAATAATATATTTTTATTATAGTATAAAAATGACTATAATGGCAAGAAAATATTTAATTGTAATTTTATAATTGCAAATTAAAGGAGAAAAAATATGATAAAAAAAATAGAGCATTATAAAAATATACTGATTTCAAATTTTAAAGGTTTGATTTTTACAGCCTGTATAGTGGTTTTTGCAATGTATCTTTCAAGTGTTCAAAGTATTAAAGATACAACCCATTTAGCAGCAGCTGCTTTTGCTATTATTATAGGAGCGTTGCTTTCACCTTGGTTTTTTAAATACCAACATCATTTACAAGCAGGAGTGCATTTTAGTGCTAAAAAACTTTTAAGACTGGGTATTATCTTGTATGGTTTTAATATTACTTTAACCGAACTTTTAAGTGTGGGGTTAAAAGGATTTATGCTTTCTATGATAGTTATATTTTTTATTTTTATTTTATCTTTGATTATAGGTGTAAAGGTTTTTAAGTTAGATAAAGAAACTTCTATGCTAGTAGGTGCTGGTAGTGCTATTTGTGGAGCAGCAGCTGTCTTAGCTTTAGAGTCAAGCCTAAAAAGTGATCCATTTAAAGGAATTCTAGCTGTTGGCACAGTAGTAATTTTTGGGCTTGTTTTTATGTTTTTATATCCTATGGCTTTTTCTTTAGATCTTTTTCCTCATTTTGATCAGCGTGCTATGGGTATATTTATGGGTGCAACTTTACATGAGGTAGCTAATGTTGCAGGAGCTGCTGAAATGGCAAAAGATATGGCAAATTTTGATCAAAGCGCTTCAAATATTGCCATTATTATAAAAATGATGAGAGTGATTTTACTTGTGCCTTTTTTATTGATTGTAACTTATTTTTTTGCTAAAAATCAGCATTCAAGCAATGGAAAAACAGCAAAAAGCATAAGTATCCCTTATTTTGCGTTCATTTTTTTAGGGGTAATTGTTATTAACACTTATTTAGCAAGCAAGGAAAATTTTCTTGGAATTTCTACAAGTGATATTATATCTTTTGGAAAATTGCTTTGCACCCTTTGTATTGTTTTTGCTATGGCTGCTTTAGGACTTCAAATCGACTTTAAAAAATTCTTAAAAAGTGGTTCAAGAGTTTTTGGTTTAGCTTTTGTTTTGGGATTGGTTTTGGTTTTTGGAGGATATTTTCTGACCCTATTTTTTCGAGGTATGCTTTGGTAATAAAAATTACTATTTAGAAAAAATTATTTTTTTATAAAAATATGCTATAATTCTCACGCAAATCAAAATTTTATTAAAAAAGGATAAAAAAATGAAAAAAATGTTTTATAGCATTGCAGCCTCTTTGATACTTGCAACAAGTTTGAGTGCTGTTTCTTTCAATCAAGATAGCTTGAAAGTTAGTTTTGAAGGATATAAGACTGAAGATATGGTAGGAGTAGGTGGAGAATTTAAAGATGTTAAATATAAATTTTCTAAAAATACTAGCACTTTGGCAAACTATTTAAAAGGTGCTAGAGCAGTGGTAAATCCAAGCAGTGTTTTTATGGGTGAGGGCAATGAAATCATTACAGATAACCTTGCTAAAGTGTTTTTCCCTAGTTTGCTTGGCAATTCAGATATTAAAGTAGTTTTTAAAGATGTAGTTGCAGGTGAGAATAAAGGCGTAATCTCAGCTAGAGTAACTATCGACAAAAAGAGTACACTGATACCTTTAAGCTATACTATAGAAAATAATAAATTTGTAGCCAAAGGACAGCTTGATTTACATGCTTTTAAAAATAGTTCTCAAGCTTTAAAAGCTCTAAGCGATGTTGCACCAGGACATGGTGGAATTTCATGGCCTTTAGTAGATATTGTCTTTAGTGCCGATGTAGTGCAGTAATCACGAAGTGGTATTTATACCACTTTGAGTATTTTTTAAAACACAATATCTTCTTAAGCCATTTTCAAAAATATCATAATCTTTCAATCCTTCTACTTCGTCAAAAACTTCACTGCCTTTCCACAGTATAAAAATTGTTTTTTGATCACTTATATTTAAACAAAGCTTTATTAAAGGTTTTACATCCATAAGAGCTCTTGAGGTAATAATATCTGCTTTAAAAGCACTCTTGTAATTTTCAACTTTTTCTTTATGTATGGTTAAATTTGTTAAATCGCATTCTATTTTGATGCTTCTTAAAAATGCAGCTTTTTTTGGATTGGGTTCAAAAAGATGAAAATTACTTGGCAAGATAAAGGCTAAAAAAATAGCAGGAAAACCAGCACCGCTACCGATATCGACTATATTTTTTGCTTTGGAAAAATCAAAATATTTAAGAATT
The window above is part of the Campylobacter coli genome. Proteins encoded here:
- a CDS encoding LysR family transcriptional regulator, encoding MKIKDMEIFLDLLNTQSPTHTANNFAITQPNVSIIIKNLEQDLGEVLFERLGKKLLPTPKALYLGKIWLKLVQDYYRSLEELSDENTLLGEINIAATQSIAEHFLAPILFDFKSEFSNVKIHFQTQNSKECFNLLKNGDIEFAIIEAELNPTLIEHEGLKMQFWKKDELIVASSDKNLSQREFYIDELLDQKWILRETGSGLRDKFLNEIGNVSKKLKFFLELDRMSAIKELVIQKNAISIFSKKSIEKELKNSILYEVKLKNINLWRNFYTLKRKNYNFNRALEKFEKIFQQ
- a CDS encoding YeiH family protein, coding for MIKKIEHYKNILISNFKGLIFTACIVVFAMYLSSVQSIKDTTHLAAAAFAIIIGALLSPWFFKYQHHLQAGVHFSAKKLLRLGIILYGFNITLTELLSVGLKGFMLSMIVIFFIFILSLIIGVKVFKLDKETSMLVGAGSAICGAAAVLALESSLKSDPFKGILAVGTVVIFGLVFMFLYPMAFSLDLFPHFDQRAMGIFMGATLHEVANVAGAAEMAKDMANFDQSASNIAIIIKMMRVILLVPFLLIVTYFFAKNQHSSNGKTAKSISIPYFAFIFLGVIVINTYLASKENFLGISTSDIISFGKLLCTLCIVFAMAALGLQIDFKKFLKSGSRVFGLAFVLGLVLVFGGYFLTLFFRGMLW
- the rsmG gene encoding 16S rRNA (guanine(527)-N(7))-methyltransferase RsmG; this encodes MNLDFLNLILSDFNEEDFRAKLKTYKELLNKFNRIHNLTQLKNIDENILDSIEILKYFDFSKAKNIVDIGSGAGFPAIFLAFILPSNFHLFEPNPKKAAFLRSIKIECDLTNLTIHKEKVENYKSAFKADIITSRALMDVKPLIKLCLNISDQKTIFILWKGSEVFDEVEGLKDYDIFENGLRRYCVLKNTQSGINTTS